The following coding sequences are from one Nicotiana tabacum cultivar K326 chromosome 1, ASM71507v2, whole genome shotgun sequence window:
- the LOC142162311 gene encoding uncharacterized protein LOC142162311: MGQKNDQDGADVVAGKFHLFGIFVVTLFDPGSSHSYVCSSLAFLDTVKSVRLDFDVLVTSPLGHQAIVNMIYRDCPFMIQKLVFHVDLLEMPFRDYDVIVGMDWLHRHHALVDCRLKQVTFRTPEYSHMVVQGERSLTSNYFCGLGKEDDLSRL; the protein is encoded by the coding sequence ATGGGACAGAAGAATGACCAGGATGGTGCGGACGTGGTTGCTGGTAAATTTCACTTATTTGGCATATTTGTTGTTACATTATTTGATCCTGGATCTTCGCACTCTTATGTTTGCTCATCACTTGCATTTCTCGATACTGTTAAATCTGTGAGACTTGACTTTGATGTGCTGGTCACGAGTCCATTAGGTCATCAGGCTATTGTTAACATGATTTACCGAGATTGTCCATTCATGATTCAAAAGCTGGTCTTCCATGTCGACTTGCTTGAAATGCCCTTCCGAGACTATGATGTTATTGTTGGCATGGATTGGCTCCATAGGCACCATGCATTGGTTGATTGTAGGTTGAAGCAAGTGACATTTAGAACTCCTGAATATTCACACATGGTAGTTCAAGGAGAAAGATCATTGACATCTAATTATTTCTGCGGTCTTGGCAAGGAAGATGATTTGTCAAGGTTGTGA